In the Lysinibacillus sp. PLM2 genome, one interval contains:
- the yceH gene encoding hypothetical protein: MSEIKNSLFEDLDTKKTESTTTNVLKMENITPNEIQTKQLVSQEELSQIKKRQLALKEEPHVQSLAEKIDVNNQIAILEFGKDTATEISKFSDRMLSTIRTSKLEKSSALINNLNKIMDRFDPKDFKVEKKGFFSKMFSRGKEQLQKILSKYDTMNKEIDAIYNEIQKYEIEMKQNTVELEQMYDQNLEYFQSLSEHIAAIEVKVEKLRPNLTTLEARANEGDQEAIMELESLRRAIELLEQRRFDLEMAQQVSFQSAPQIRLMQQGNNHLIAKINSAFVTTIPIFKQGIIHAVTLKRQKLVSDSMIELDNRTNEMLIKNAENIRQNSVNIARAAGQPSIKIETIETTWQTIMSGIEETKQIQAETIRNREEGRKRIEKLQLEYEKLKSM; this comes from the coding sequence ATGTCTGAGATAAAAAACTCGTTATTCGAAGATTTGGACACAAAGAAAACAGAAAGTACTACAACAAATGTTTTAAAAATGGAGAACATAACGCCTAATGAGATACAGACTAAGCAGCTTGTATCACAAGAAGAATTGTCCCAAATAAAAAAACGTCAATTAGCACTAAAAGAAGAGCCACACGTCCAATCGTTAGCTGAAAAAATAGACGTAAACAATCAAATCGCCATCTTAGAGTTTGGAAAAGATACAGCTACCGAAATCTCTAAGTTTTCAGACCGAATGCTTTCAACAATACGAACAAGCAAACTAGAGAAATCAAGTGCTCTTATAAATAATTTAAACAAAATTATGGACCGTTTTGATCCAAAGGATTTTAAAGTGGAGAAAAAAGGATTTTTCTCTAAAATGTTCAGCAGAGGAAAAGAGCAACTACAAAAGATTTTATCGAAATACGATACAATGAATAAAGAAATTGATGCGATATACAACGAGATTCAAAAATACGAAATTGAAATGAAGCAAAATACTGTAGAGCTTGAACAAATGTACGATCAAAACTTAGAATACTTCCAATCTTTAAGTGAACATATTGCCGCAATCGAGGTGAAAGTCGAAAAATTACGACCTAATTTAACAACATTAGAAGCACGTGCTAATGAAGGTGATCAAGAAGCGATTATGGAACTAGAATCACTTCGACGTGCAATTGAATTACTCGAACAACGTAGATTTGATCTTGAAATGGCACAGCAGGTTTCATTCCAATCGGCACCTCAAATTCGTTTGATGCAACAAGGAAATAATCATTTGATCGCAAAAATTAATTCAGCTTTCGTTACAACAATTCCAATTTTTAAACAAGGAATCATACATGCAGTTACATTAAAACGACAAAAATTAGTTTCTGATTCTATGATTGAATTAGATAATCGAACAAATGAAATGCTTATTAAAAATGCTGAAAATATTAGACAAAACAGCGTGAACATCGCACGTGCGGCAGGTCAACCAAGCATTAAAATCGAAACGATTGAAACTACTTGGCAAACGATAATGTCTGGAATTGAAGAGACAAAACAAATTCAGGCTGAGACGATTCGTAATCGCGAAGAGGGAAGAAAGCGAATCGAAAAACTGCAACTCGAATATGAAAAGTTAAAAAGTATGTAA
- a CDS encoding sorbitol 6-phosphate dehydrogenase, producing MDLGLKEKVAIVTGASKGIGLYTALQLTKEGAKVTIAARNEASLNEAKAFIKEQTGVEVFTFSADVSKEEDCKSLIEATVKHYGKLNILVNNAGTSSANPFEEVDTDLWRSDLDLKLFGAINCSKYALPYLKEQNGGAILNLSAILAKTPPASSLPTTVSRSAGLALTKAMSKDLGKYNIRVNAVCIGLIRSRQIENKWKETMPNITWEEYSKEVGKSIPLGRIGETEEAANVITFLVSDAASYVTGTSVNIDGGSGGAL from the coding sequence ATGGATTTAGGTTTAAAAGAAAAAGTAGCAATTGTAACTGGAGCAAGTAAAGGAATTGGTTTATATACTGCTCTTCAATTAACGAAAGAGGGGGCTAAAGTTACAATTGCAGCCCGAAATGAAGCATCATTAAATGAGGCGAAGGCATTTATTAAAGAACAAACCGGTGTTGAGGTATTTACTTTTTCTGCAGATGTATCAAAGGAAGAGGACTGTAAATCTTTAATAGAGGCAACAGTTAAGCATTATGGAAAGCTAAATATTCTTGTGAACAATGCTGGTACATCTTCTGCAAATCCTTTTGAGGAAGTTGATACAGATTTATGGAGATCAGATCTTGACTTAAAATTATTTGGAGCAATCAATTGTTCAAAATATGCATTGCCGTACTTAAAAGAACAAAATGGAGGAGCCATTTTAAACTTATCGGCTATTCTTGCTAAAACACCTCCAGCATCTAGTTTACCAACAACAGTAAGTCGATCAGCTGGACTAGCACTAACAAAGGCGATGAGTAAGGATCTCGGTAAATATAATATCCGTGTAAATGCTGTATGTATTGGATTAATTAGAAGTCGTCAAATTGAAAACAAGTGGAAAGAAACGATGCCTAATATTACTTGGGAAGAATATTCAAAAGAAGTTGGGAAATCTATACCATTAGGCCGTATTGGTGAAACAGAAGAGGCTGCCAATGTGATTACATTCCTAGTTTCTGATGCTGCATCATACGTAACGGGTACTTCTGTAAATATTGACGGTGGCTCTGGTGGAGCACTATAA
- a CDS encoding cation-transporting ATPase, P-type, with protein MNATDYYREPIQKVLNELEVTQHGLTEFEVKRRQKEYGYNELKEGKRKSVLQIFLEQFTDFLVIILMVAAIISVFLGEVQSSIVILVVVILNAFLGTVQQIKAEKSLDSLKDMAAPIARVLRDGQVVEIPSKEVVVGDIVILDAGDYVCADGRIIESYSLQINESSLTGESLPIEKMANVINEEDVALGDKKNMVFSGCFVTNGRGKAIITSIGMNTEIGKIANLLENAKEKKTPLQVSLEQFGKRLAIGIIIICIIIFGLDILRGREMVDSFMFAVSLAVAAIPEALSSIVTIVLAFGTQKMAKENAIIRKLHAVESLGSISVICSDKTGTLTKNQMTVQKLYLNEKVISQDQLQIKDELQNRFVNMALLCNDSITSMDKEIGDPTEVALVRFGNQYNVNERHLRDQYRRLGEVPFDSTRKLMSTVNRIGNKYIMITKGAVDVLLSRIVKIETSQGIKNITNQQLEAIKQINENFSNEGLRVLAFVYKEVNSTKVNENDEKDYTFVGLAAMMDPPREESKQAVEDCIKAGIKPVMITGDHKITAAAIAKKIGILKDSSEAIEGKEIDLLTDKELRDKIQNISVFARVSPEHKIRIVKAWQQKGIVVAMTGDGVNDGPALKQADIGVAMGITGTEVAKEASSMILTDDNFSTIVKAISNGRSLYANIKNAIKFLLSGNTGAILVVLYATLFALPAPFAPVHLLFINLLTDSLPAIAIGLEPHNKKLMNEKPRNIHEPLLNKKFASQVGFEGLIIAAVTIIAFQIGLSTGDTIVASTMAFATLCLARLFHGFNCRSDDSIFKIGLFSNLTVWIAFLIGFTLLNTVLILGLFEVAALTRLQLLLVYGLSIVPLIIIQLDRIFFSKDDN; from the coding sequence ATGAATGCGACAGATTATTACCGTGAACCTATCCAAAAAGTGTTGAATGAACTTGAAGTAACACAGCATGGATTAACGGAGTTTGAAGTTAAAAGAAGACAAAAAGAATACGGATATAATGAGTTAAAGGAAGGAAAAAGAAAAAGTGTTTTACAAATTTTCCTTGAACAGTTTACGGACTTTTTAGTCATTATTTTAATGGTTGCCGCAATTATCTCCGTATTTTTAGGTGAAGTACAAAGCTCGATTGTAATATTAGTAGTCGTAATATTAAATGCCTTCCTTGGTACTGTTCAACAAATAAAAGCAGAAAAATCGTTAGATAGTTTGAAAGATATGGCCGCCCCAATAGCTAGAGTTCTTAGGGATGGACAAGTCGTAGAAATCCCTTCAAAAGAAGTCGTTGTGGGCGATATTGTTATATTAGATGCTGGTGACTATGTTTGTGCAGACGGTCGAATAATAGAGAGCTATAGTTTGCAAATCAACGAAAGTTCTTTAACAGGTGAATCATTACCAATTGAAAAGATGGCTAATGTTATTAATGAAGAAGATGTAGCACTTGGCGATAAGAAAAATATGGTCTTTTCTGGCTGCTTTGTAACAAACGGTCGAGGAAAAGCGATTATAACTTCGATTGGTATGAATACTGAAATTGGGAAGATTGCTAATTTATTAGAAAACGCGAAGGAGAAGAAAACGCCACTTCAAGTTAGTCTTGAACAGTTCGGAAAACGTTTGGCAATCGGGATTATTATCATTTGTATCATTATTTTTGGTTTAGATATTTTGCGTGGTCGCGAAATGGTCGATTCATTTATGTTTGCAGTATCTCTTGCAGTTGCAGCAATACCTGAAGCATTAAGTTCCATTGTTACAATAGTTTTGGCATTTGGTACACAAAAGATGGCAAAGGAAAATGCAATTATTCGAAAACTACATGCAGTTGAAAGTCTTGGCAGTATTTCTGTAATTTGTTCAGATAAAACAGGGACATTAACTAAAAATCAAATGACTGTTCAAAAGTTATATTTAAATGAAAAAGTAATTTCACAGGATCAACTGCAAATAAAAGATGAACTTCAAAATAGATTTGTGAACATGGCACTACTATGTAATGATTCTATTACATCTATGGATAAAGAAATAGGCGACCCAACAGAGGTAGCACTTGTCCGGTTTGGGAATCAATACAACGTCAATGAACGCCATTTAAGAGATCAATATAGGAGACTTGGAGAAGTACCCTTTGATTCAACTCGTAAATTAATGAGTACGGTGAATCGAATTGGTAATAAATATATCATGATCACAAAAGGAGCTGTAGATGTTCTTCTTTCCCGTATTGTGAAAATTGAAACTTCCCAAGGTATTAAAAACATTACTAATCAACAATTAGAAGCAATAAAACAAATAAATGAAAATTTTTCAAATGAAGGCTTACGAGTTTTAGCATTTGTATATAAAGAAGTGAATTCAACTAAAGTAAATGAAAACGATGAGAAGGACTATACATTTGTCGGATTAGCAGCGATGATGGACCCTCCTCGTGAAGAATCGAAGCAGGCAGTAGAAGATTGTATTAAAGCAGGGATTAAACCAGTCATGATTACAGGAGATCATAAAATAACAGCAGCAGCGATTGCAAAAAAAATAGGGATTTTAAAAGATTCTTCTGAAGCAATTGAAGGAAAAGAAATCGATCTTTTAACAGATAAAGAATTAAGAGATAAAATTCAAAACATCTCTGTTTTTGCACGTGTTTCTCCAGAGCATAAAATTCGTATTGTAAAAGCATGGCAGCAAAAAGGTATTGTCGTCGCTATGACAGGAGATGGCGTAAATGACGGTCCAGCATTAAAACAAGCAGATATTGGAGTAGCCATGGGAATTACAGGTACTGAAGTTGCTAAGGAAGCCTCCTCAATGATTTTAACAGATGACAATTTCTCAACAATAGTTAAAGCCATTTCCAATGGACGAAGTCTTTATGCAAATATAAAAAATGCAATTAAGTTTTTACTATCTGGAAATACAGGAGCAATTTTAGTTGTTTTATATGCAACACTTTTTGCATTACCAGCTCCATTTGCACCTGTACATTTATTATTTATCAACCTATTAACTGATAGCTTGCCTGCAATTGCAATTGGTTTAGAACCGCACAATAAAAAGCTAATGAATGAAAAGCCAAGAAATATTCATGAGCCTTTATTAAATAAAAAGTTTGCATCGCAGGTTGGATTTGAAGGGTTAATTATTGCAGCAGTAACTATTATCGCTTTCCAAATTGGTTTATCAACTGGAGATACAATCGTTGCAAGCACTATGGCCTTTGCTACTTTATGTTTAGCAAGATTATTCCATGGATTTAACTGTCGTTCCGATGATTCGATTTTTAAAATAGGACTGTTCTCGAACTTAACAGTCTGGATTGCTTTTCTTATTGGTTTCACTTTATTAAATACAGTATTAATTTTAGGTTTATTTGAAGTAGCTGCATTAACGCGTTTACAATTGCTATTAGTATATGGTTTGTCTATTGTACCCTTAATCATCATTCAATTGGATAGAATTTTCTTTTCAAAAGATGATAATTAA
- the ytaF gene encoding sporulation membrane protein YtaF — protein MSDLLSLLLLGIAVSLDSFTVGLTYGMRKVTIPFKSFFIIFTCTFLVLLAAMGIGSIIELFISYEAAETVGGIILIAIGIWVIYQFITSQDTSEKGKGTIKIIDLEIKRLGLIIKILKKPTEADFDRSGRIGTLEALFLGLALSLDSFGAGIGAALIDLPPILFSIVVTVSSVIFVIAGINIGLIFKNMTWVKKLTFLPGLALILIGIFKI, from the coding sequence ATGAGTGACTTACTTTCATTACTGTTACTAGGAATCGCAGTAAGTTTAGATAGTTTCACTGTAGGGTTAACCTACGGAATGCGTAAAGTTACCATACCTTTTAAATCCTTTTTCATCATCTTTACATGTACGTTCCTGGTTTTGCTAGCTGCTATGGGAATTGGTTCGATAATTGAATTGTTTATTTCCTATGAAGCTGCAGAAACTGTGGGAGGAATTATACTTATTGCCATTGGTATTTGGGTAATTTACCAGTTCATTACTTCACAGGATACTTCAGAAAAGGGAAAAGGTACTATTAAAATTATCGATTTAGAGATCAAAAGATTGGGACTCATCATTAAAATATTAAAAAAACCTACAGAAGCAGATTTTGATCGCTCTGGAAGGATTGGAACTTTAGAAGCCTTATTTTTAGGTTTAGCACTGTCATTGGACTCATTTGGAGCTGGAATTGGGGCAGCATTGATCGATTTACCACCTATATTATTTTCAATCGTTGTCACTGTATCTAGTGTAATCTTTGTCATTGCTGGCATCAATATTGGGTTAATTTTTAAAAACATGACATGGGTTAAAAAACTCACCTTCTTACCAGGACTTGCATTAATTTTAATTGGTATATTTAAAATTTGA
- a CDS encoding C4-dicarboxylate ABC transporter: MKVVNESETKKVLVEEISEESVQKVLEKYDTDSNVRKVNNKIIVLLIATLGIIFSLFHVYTTYNPIPTLLQRAVHLLIALAIVFLLYPTYKKQDRSKIPFYDWILFGLCILSCGYLFMEYQALMTERGGIPNTVDIIVAIVTVALVFECARRVTGWILPILALVFLIYPFFSHASWLPNMLMTRQFDLGDIFGQLYLKTEGLFSTAIGASVQYIFLFILFGAFLAKSGMGKFFNDLALALAGHQQGGPAKVAVISSAFMGSINGSAVANVVGTGAFTIPLMKKIGYDKNFAGAVESSASIGGQILPPVMGASAFIMAETTGISYGTIALGAVLPAILFFLGVIMQVHFRAGRSNLKGIPKPDLPRVKEVFKEGGHLLLPLIGLIFFLGSGVPVAFSAIYTIVLTIIVAAFKKNTRMNFKDILSALEDGARQSLSTIVACGVVGIIIGVVNLTSFGSTLTSAITHLGAGSLFLTLFLTMIASIILGMGLPSIPAYIITATMVAPTLAEFGVPILVAHMFVFYFGIFANITPPVALASFAAAGLSGGDPMRTGFASVRLALAGFIVPYLFVYEPSLLLIDPTGLPMNAVDFPFASILDILVVAITSIIGVIGIGAAIEGYFATHINSILRIILAVGALMMLIPEPITDIIGTVIVLIIFVLNFVQNRKIQKSIA; encoded by the coding sequence ATGAAGGTTGTAAATGAGTCGGAAACAAAAAAAGTCCTTGTGGAAGAGATTTCTGAAGAAAGCGTACAAAAAGTACTTGAAAAATACGATACTGATTCAAACGTAAGAAAAGTAAATAATAAAATAATCGTATTATTAATCGCAACATTAGGTATTATTTTCTCATTATTCCATGTATATACAACATATAATCCAATTCCAACCTTACTACAAAGAGCTGTACATCTTTTAATTGCTTTAGCAATCGTGTTTTTACTATATCCAACGTATAAAAAGCAAGATCGCTCTAAAATCCCTTTTTATGATTGGATTTTGTTTGGCCTATGTATTTTATCCTGCGGTTATTTATTTATGGAATATCAAGCGCTTATGACTGAAAGGGGCGGTATTCCAAATACAGTCGATATTATTGTTGCAATTGTAACAGTTGCATTAGTATTCGAATGTGCAAGACGGGTTACAGGTTGGATTTTACCTATACTTGCACTTGTCTTCTTAATATATCCATTCTTTAGTCATGCTTCATGGCTTCCGAATATGCTTATGACACGTCAATTTGATTTAGGTGATATTTTTGGGCAATTATATTTAAAAACAGAAGGGTTATTCTCAACTGCAATTGGGGCTTCTGTACAGTATATTTTCCTATTTATTTTGTTCGGAGCATTTTTGGCTAAATCGGGCATGGGGAAATTCTTTAATGATTTGGCACTAGCACTTGCAGGACATCAGCAAGGTGGACCAGCAAAAGTTGCTGTTATTTCTAGTGCCTTCATGGGAAGTATCAATGGTTCTGCTGTAGCTAACGTAGTTGGTACTGGCGCATTTACCATTCCTTTGATGAAAAAAATTGGCTATGATAAAAACTTTGCTGGTGCAGTAGAATCTAGTGCATCTATTGGTGGGCAAATATTACCTCCAGTAATGGGGGCGAGCGCCTTCATTATGGCTGAAACAACAGGTATTTCCTATGGCACGATTGCACTCGGAGCTGTACTTCCAGCAATTTTATTTTTCTTAGGTGTTATAATGCAAGTACACTTCCGCGCAGGACGCTCAAATTTAAAAGGTATTCCAAAACCAGATCTTCCACGAGTAAAAGAAGTATTTAAAGAAGGAGGACATTTATTACTTCCTTTAATCGGTCTTATCTTCTTCTTAGGATCTGGTGTACCTGTAGCATTTTCTGCAATTTATACGATAGTATTAACAATAATTGTTGCCGCATTTAAGAAGAATACTAGAATGAATTTCAAGGATATATTATCAGCACTTGAAGATGGTGCAAGACAATCCTTATCAACGATTGTTGCCTGTGGTGTTGTAGGGATTATTATTGGTGTAGTTAACTTAACAAGCTTTGGATCTACATTAACTAGCGCTATTACCCACTTAGGTGCCGGATCTTTATTCTTAACCTTATTCTTAACGATGATAGCTTCGATTATTCTTGGTATGGGATTACCATCTATACCAGCTTATATTATTACGGCTACGATGGTTGCACCAACTCTTGCAGAATTCGGTGTGCCGATTTTAGTAGCACATATGTTTGTATTCTATTTCGGAATCTTTGCAAACATTACTCCTCCTGTTGCTCTTGCATCTTTTGCAGCAGCTGGACTTTCTGGTGGAGATCCAATGAGAACAGGATTCGCCTCAGTTCGATTAGCGTTAGCAGGTTTCATCGTCCCTTATCTATTTGTCTATGAACCTTCTTTATTATTGATTGATCCAACAGGACTTCCAATGAATGCTGTGGACTTCCCATTTGCATCCATTTTAGATATTCTTGTTGTTGCGATTACTTCAATCATTGGTGTTATAGGTATTGGAGCAGCAATTGAAGGATATTTCGCAACACATATAAATTCAATACTTCGGATTATACTTGCTGTTGGAGCACTAATGATGTTAATACCTGAGCCAATTACAGATATTATTGGTACGGTAATTGTATTAATTATCTTTGTTTTAAACTTTGTACAAAATAGAAAAATACAAAAAAGTATAGCCTAA
- a CDS encoding C4-dicarboxylate ABC transporter → MKKSILFSSLVLAAFLVGCNDSAAPAQNGTDSTANEGDTSTETSTESLESNIVTIGTGGASGPYNILGTTLADIYTSDFGVNSRTQTTGASVENINLMEQGKIEMSFVMSDALSQALAGEVSFKEPIQNVSQVATLYPNVVQIIAKKDSGIETIEDLVGKRVAVGDQNSGVEVNARTLLAGHGITYDDIQVDYLGYAEAADGLNAGTIDAAFLTSGLPNASVLELSETLGITLVSIDPANVEEIAKEHPYFVSYEVPAGTYGNEEPIQTAAVPNALVVRSDMSENDVYLLTKKFFESLDKLVNSHQAAKEIPALDAQEGFIAPVHPGAQRYFDEQQ, encoded by the coding sequence GTGAAAAAATCGATCTTATTTTCATCTTTAGTTTTAGCTGCATTTTTAGTAGGTTGTAATGATTCTGCTGCGCCAGCTCAAAACGGAACGGATTCAACGGCAAATGAAGGAGACACTTCTACTGAAACGTCAACTGAAAGTCTTGAATCTAACATCGTCACAATTGGTACGGGAGGAGCATCCGGTCCATATAACATTCTTGGTACAACACTTGCAGATATTTATACTTCAGATTTTGGAGTAAACTCAAGAACTCAAACTACTGGTGCTTCGGTTGAAAATATTAACTTAATGGAACAAGGCAAAATTGAAATGTCATTTGTCATGAGTGATGCTTTATCACAAGCTTTAGCTGGTGAAGTTAGCTTCAAAGAACCAATACAAAATGTTTCACAAGTTGCTACATTATATCCAAACGTAGTACAAATTATTGCGAAAAAAGATTCTGGAATTGAGACAATTGAGGACTTAGTTGGAAAACGAGTGGCAGTTGGTGACCAGAATTCAGGTGTAGAGGTAAATGCACGTACATTATTAGCAGGGCATGGTATCACTTATGATGACATTCAAGTTGATTACCTTGGCTATGCAGAAGCCGCTGATGGATTGAATGCTGGAACAATTGATGCCGCTTTCTTAACAAGTGGTCTTCCAAATGCAAGCGTTTTAGAACTTTCTGAAACTCTAGGTATCACTTTAGTATCTATTGATCCTGCTAACGTAGAAGAGATTGCGAAAGAACATCCATACTTTGTGTCATATGAAGTGCCTGCAGGAACTTATGGAAATGAAGAACCAATTCAAACTGCAGCTGTACCTAATGCACTTGTTGTACGTTCTGACATGAGCGAAAATGATGTATATCTATTAACGAAAAAATTCTTTGAAAGTCTTGATAAGCTGGTAAATTCTCATCAAGCAGCAAAAGAAATACCTGCATTAGATGCACAAGAAGGCTTTATTGCTCCAGTACACCCAGGAGCTCAGCGCTATTTTGATGAACAACAGTAA
- a CDS encoding transposase — MTRFTNEQKLEAIKRYQNGSESTNEIAKSMATSDSVIRNWIKQFEYHGLTAFEKSYTSHTAQFKMDVLNYMNENGVSPNEAAVIFNISSPGLIRKWRIQLASVGVDAFVPKIKGRPSMKKETNKQSVQAPVEGSNEALQARIKQLEMENEYLKKLNALVQAKEKSPKKTK, encoded by the coding sequence ATGACTAGATTTACAAATGAACAAAAACTTGAGGCCATTAAGAGATATCAAAATGGTTCTGAAAGTACAAATGAAATCGCAAAATCCATGGCTACGTCTGATTCTGTTATTCGTAACTGGATTAAACAGTTTGAATACCATGGTTTAACTGCTTTTGAAAAATCCTATACATCTCACACGGCTCAGTTTAAAATGGACGTATTAAACTATATGAACGAAAATGGCGTCTCGCCTAACGAAGCTGCAGTAATCTTTAATATTTCTTCACCTGGATTGATTAGAAAATGGAGAATTCAATTGGCTTCTGTGGGAGTGGATGCGTTCGTTCCAAAGATAAAGGGGCGTCCATCCATGAAAAAAGAAACGAATAAACAATCAGTACAAGCACCTGTAGAAGGTTCAAATGAAGCACTTCAAGCACGAATTAAGCAGCTTGAAATGGAAAATGAGTATTTAAAAAAGTTGAATGCCTTAGTTCAAGCAAAGGAAAAATCACCAAAGAAGACAAAGTAA
- a CDS encoding hypothetical protein (frameshifted, deletion at around 1974254): MEFAGIKRSTYYDTVKKMNRPDPDADLKVEIQAIYNEHEGRYGYRRIRDELANRGKKLITRKYNAS; this comes from the coding sequence GTGGAGTTTGCAGGAATCAAACGTAGCACGTATTACGATACAGTGAAAAAGATGAATCGACCAGATCCAGATGCCGATTTAAAGGTTGAAATTCAAGCTATTTATAACGAACACGAAGGCCGTTATGGATACCGCCGTATTCGAGATGAGCTAGCCAATCGTGGGAAAAAGTTAATCACAAGAAAGTACAACGCATCATGA
- a CDS encoding hypothetical protein (frameshifted, deletion at around 1974254), whose product MKALGLKCLVRMKKYKSYKGTVGKIAPNILDRNFKADAPNEKWVTDITEFKLFGEKLYLSPVLDLFNGEIITYTIGSRPTYSLVSEMIEKALERLPEEHKLLMHSDQGWHYQMKQYRHALESRGIVQSMSRKGNCYDNSVMENFFGIMKSEFLYLKEFQSVEDFKMELENYINYYNTKRMKAKLKMSPVQYRTHFIQAA is encoded by the coding sequence ATGAAAGCCTTAGGCTTAAAGTGCTTAGTTCGAATGAAAAAGTATAAATCTTATAAAGGAACCGTTGGTAAAATTGCCCCGAATATTTTAGATCGCAATTTTAAAGCTGATGCGCCAAACGAGAAGTGGGTAACGGATATAACGGAGTTTAAATTATTTGGTGAAAAGCTCTATTTATCACCTGTTTTGGATTTATTTAACGGAGAAATTATTACATATACAATTGGTTCAAGACCTACATATTCTTTAGTTTCTGAAATGATAGAGAAGGCTTTAGAGAGATTACCAGAAGAACACAAGTTACTGATGCACTCTGATCAAGGCTGGCATTATCAAATGAAGCAATATCGCCATGCCCTTGAATCTAGAGGTATTGTGCAAAGTATGTCCCGCAAAGGAAATTGTTACGACAACTCGGTAATGGAGAATTTTTTCGGGATCATGAAATCAGAATTCCTCTACTTAAAAGAATTTCAAAGTGTCGAAGATTTTAAAATGGAACTTGAAAATTATATAAATTATTACAACACGAAACGCATGAAGGCAAAATTAAAAATGAGTCCGGTGCAATACCGAACTCATTTTATCCAAGCTGCCTAA